In a single window of the Olivibacter sp. SDN3 genome:
- a CDS encoding nuclear transport factor 2 family protein, which produces MGNKEIVLKAMNELFHEKDSTAIERYWHESYQQHNPSMINGHEGLKKLLPVLDASFKWQPGIIVEEHDIVITHSLVHGWGPVPVIVVDIFRLEDGKIAEHWDVVQEETPASKSANGNAMTSF; this is translated from the coding sequence ATGGGAAATAAAGAAATCGTGTTGAAGGCAATGAATGAATTGTTTCACGAAAAAGACAGCACAGCCATCGAACGTTATTGGCATGAATCATACCAACAGCACAACCCATCCATGATCAATGGTCATGAAGGACTTAAAAAGCTTTTGCCTGTTTTAGATGCAAGCTTTAAGTGGCAGCCCGGAATAATCGTTGAAGAGCATGACATCGTGATTACGCATAGCCTAGTACATGGTTGGGGGCCGGTACCAGTAATAGTGGTCGATATTTTTCGATTAGAAGATGGAAAAATAGCAGAGCATTGGGATGTCGTACAAGAAGAGACTCCAGCCTCAAAATCTGCTAATGGAAATGCAATGACTTCTTTTTAA
- a CDS encoding alpha/beta fold hydrolase — protein sequence MKAIKKTVMILAISFAAGNAAAQSNEASFGREEYITVEKNVKLHVTDLGEGKPVVLIHGWPLSDAMYEYQYQFLLEKGYRVIGITLRGFGKSDKPYGTYNYDVYAHDINVVLDKLDIKDATLGGFSMGGAISIHYVATYNSARVSKLALFGAAAPVWTKREDYNYGFTEEAVNELIALSKVNRPQLLENFGKIFGASETALPAGIANWLGGINIEASPYATTQSLIALRDTDLRGELSKINIPTAIFHGVKDLICEYALAEQIHQGIKNSYIVKFENSGHGLFFEELEKFNTELLAFLKK from the coding sequence ATGAAAGCGATAAAAAAAACAGTCATGATTTTAGCGATATCTTTTGCCGCAGGCAATGCTGCTGCACAAAGTAATGAAGCCTCTTTTGGAAGAGAAGAGTACATCACGGTAGAAAAAAATGTCAAATTGCACGTCACGGATTTGGGTGAGGGAAAACCCGTGGTTTTGATTCACGGCTGGCCATTGAGCGATGCAATGTATGAATACCAATATCAGTTTTTATTGGAAAAAGGCTACCGGGTCATCGGAATTACACTACGCGGTTTCGGAAAGTCTGACAAACCATATGGCACTTATAATTATGACGTGTATGCCCATGACATCAACGTGGTGTTAGACAAATTGGATATTAAAGATGCAACACTTGGTGGATTCTCGATGGGAGGTGCCATATCTATACATTATGTAGCAACATACAATAGCGCCAGGGTAAGTAAGCTCGCATTATTCGGCGCAGCGGCCCCAGTCTGGACCAAACGCGAAGATTACAATTATGGCTTTACCGAAGAAGCCGTGAATGAGCTGATCGCATTAAGCAAGGTCAACAGGCCGCAGCTTCTGGAAAACTTCGGTAAAATATTCGGAGCCAGTGAAACGGCTTTGCCAGCAGGTATTGCGAATTGGTTAGGAGGTATTAATATCGAAGCATCTCCTTATGCCACTACACAAAGTTTAATCGCATTGAGAGATACAGATTTAAGGGGTGAACTTTCAAAGATCAATATTCCAACAGCTATTTTCCATGGCGTTAAAGACCTTATCTGTGAATATGCTCTGGCAGAACAAATTCATCAGGGAATTAAAAACTCCTACATCGTAAAATTTGAAAACAGTGGTCACGGCCTGTTTTTCGAAGAATTGGAAAAATTCAATACGGAATTATTAGCATTCCTAAAAAAGTAG
- a CDS encoding OsmC family protein — protein sequence MKRQATAVWNGTIKEGKGNLTSQSGVLKQTPYTFVSRFENGTDTNPEELMAAAHAGCFTMKLSADLTTAGYDPEELTTTSTITLDNGVITKSDLVLTAKIAGISEDEFQKIAQSAEETCPVSNAYNLEISLKATLL from the coding sequence ATGAAAAGACAAGCAACAGCCGTGTGGAACGGCACGATTAAAGAAGGCAAGGGAAACCTGACTTCTCAAAGTGGAGTTTTAAAACAAACGCCTTATACATTTGTCTCCCGTTTTGAGAACGGAACAGATACCAACCCCGAAGAACTCATGGCAGCGGCGCATGCCGGGTGCTTCACCATGAAATTGAGTGCCGACCTCACCACTGCAGGCTACGATCCGGAAGAACTGACCACTACATCAACGATCACATTAGATAATGGTGTTATCACAAAGTCCGACCTGGTTTTGACCGCAAAAATTGCCGGAATTTCAGAAGATGAATTTCAGAAAATAGCACAATCTGCCGAAGAAACCTGCCCTGTAAGTAACGCTTACAATCTAGAAATTTCATTAAAGGCAACCTTGCTATAA
- a CDS encoding pirin family protein has product MKKETSFSTKGQRADIGDLTIYRILANRYTDAVGPFVFLDHIVPKAHSSAMDSGTGAHPHRGIATLSYIIEGEGEHFDSAGNHAKVYSGGIQWMKAGNGILHDETLNVDSRTENNRTHAFQFWINLPAKNKAEKPEYLAVQSDEVPQKSLPNDSGWIKVIVGSYEDLNSNIPNYSAQFLYHIQVEAGKSFTISIAEKVEVAAFLPSTNSILNDVEFQVGEFIEFDRLAGEIMIENKSQEATDVILFGGEPYTEPIVAEGPFVMNSRSEIADAYRDFYAGKYGKINNQKGRV; this is encoded by the coding sequence ATGAAAAAGGAAACCAGCTTTTCAACAAAAGGACAACGAGCTGATATAGGCGACTTAACCATTTATCGAATATTAGCGAATAGATATACGGATGCTGTTGGTCCATTTGTATTTTTAGACCATATCGTTCCGAAAGCTCATTCGTCTGCTATGGATAGCGGGACTGGTGCACATCCCCATCGCGGTATAGCTACCTTAAGTTACATTATAGAAGGGGAGGGTGAACATTTCGATAGTGCCGGGAATCATGCGAAAGTCTATTCCGGGGGAATCCAATGGATGAAAGCTGGAAATGGGATTCTCCATGATGAAACGTTAAATGTAGATTCTCGAACAGAAAATAATCGTACGCATGCCTTTCAATTCTGGATTAATCTTCCCGCAAAAAACAAAGCCGAAAAGCCGGAATATTTAGCGGTTCAAAGTGATGAAGTGCCACAAAAATCATTACCAAATGATAGTGGTTGGATAAAAGTAATCGTTGGCAGTTATGAAGATTTGAATTCCAACATACCAAATTATTCAGCGCAGTTTTTATATCATATTCAAGTTGAAGCAGGGAAAAGCTTTACCATTTCAATTGCCGAAAAAGTTGAGGTTGCTGCCTTTTTACCCAGCACGAACTCGATACTTAACGATGTTGAATTTCAAGTGGGAGAGTTTATAGAATTTGACAGACTTGCTGGTGAGATAATGATTGAAAATAAATCGCAGGAAGCTACGGATGTTATTCTATTTGGAGGAGAACCCTATACTGAACCCATTGTGGCTGAAGGCCCATTTGTAATGAATAGCCGGTCTGAAATAGCAGATGCTTACCGCGACTTTTATGCAGGGAAATACGGCAAGATCAATAATCAAAAAGGTAGGGTGTAA
- a CDS encoding nuclear transport factor 2 family protein has translation MNSDLALLMEENLIQVWSENNSSNRIKAIEKIYTSDSNLYHVGHQTTGHEAINESVNNILANMHAAFTFFKLKPVVINNNMGRLIWGMGPNIESLVATGMDIAVFEDGKIKSLYVFLD, from the coding sequence ATGAATAGTGACTTAGCCCTTTTAATGGAAGAGAATTTAATTCAGGTATGGAGTGAAAATAATTCTTCTAACAGGATAAAAGCAATAGAAAAAATCTATACATCAGACAGTAACCTGTACCATGTAGGACATCAAACAACAGGGCATGAGGCTATTAATGAAAGTGTGAACAATATTTTGGCTAATATGCATGCAGCATTTACTTTTTTCAAACTTAAACCAGTTGTTATCAATAATAATATGGGTAGACTAATCTGGGGGATGGGTCCAAATATAGAATCGCTTGTTGCCACGGGGATGGATATCGCTGTGTTTGAAGATGGAAAAATCAAATCATTATATGTATTCCTTGATTAA
- a CDS encoding hydrolase, whose amino-acid sequence MEKSPKIGLEGLLRPEDSIVVLIDHQPFQVANLHSHEPTMIINNTVGLAKATKVFNVPTILTTVTEERGGYILKGIQDVFPEQKPINRTFINTWEDPAVTEIVKESGRKQLIIAGLWTEVCVAMPAIQALGEGYDVFVVTDACGSVSAEAHDMAVRRMVQVGVVPINWLAVVSEWQRDWARTETASQLGPILFEHGGGSGVALAWELQLLATTPPQQ is encoded by the coding sequence ATGGAAAAATCTCCAAAAATCGGTCTTGAAGGCCTACTTCGTCCAGAAGACAGTATTGTTGTACTGATCGATCATCAACCTTTTCAAGTTGCCAATTTACATAGTCATGAACCTACAATGATTATTAATAATACAGTAGGGCTTGCTAAAGCTACAAAAGTATTTAATGTTCCAACTATTCTTACTACCGTTACCGAGGAACGAGGAGGCTATATCCTTAAAGGTATTCAAGACGTATTCCCAGAACAAAAACCTATTAACAGGACATTCATCAATACTTGGGAGGATCCTGCAGTTACTGAAATAGTAAAGGAAAGTGGTCGTAAGCAATTAATTATAGCAGGTCTATGGACAGAAGTTTGTGTTGCAATGCCTGCAATTCAAGCTTTGGGAGAAGGTTATGATGTATTTGTGGTTACAGATGCATGTGGTAGTGTAAGTGCTGAAGCTCATGATATGGCTGTACGCCGTATGGTTCAGGTAGGTGTTGTACCAATCAATTGGTTAGCTGTGGTTTCAGAATGGCAACGCGATTGGGCCCGTACCGAAACAGCATCTCAACTGGGGCCTATCCTATTTGAACATGGTGGGGGAAGCGGTGTTGCTTTAGCCTGGGAGTTGCAGTTACTTGCTACTACACCTCCACAACAATAA
- a CDS encoding Crp/Fnr family transcriptional regulator has product MHPLFHYIIKHVSTLISKEEFRVLRSHFIQKKIRKKQYLLQEGEICKYFAFIVKGAMRQYYIDEKGFERIVNLYTENGWAGDHESFVMFTPSIYHIDAWEDCEVLLITRESLLKLCRECPAFNEFLLKLDERNNIAAQKRITSISFTAEKRYKCFVRDYPRLVNRFPQHIIASYLGITKDTLSRVRKKALKK; this is encoded by the coding sequence ATGCATCCACTCTTCCATTATATTATCAAGCATGTTTCCACTTTAATTTCCAAAGAAGAATTTAGGGTTCTAAGAAGCCATTTCATTCAAAAAAAAATACGAAAAAAACAATATCTATTACAGGAAGGAGAAATATGTAAATATTTTGCCTTTATCGTAAAAGGTGCCATGCGCCAATATTATATAGATGAAAAAGGTTTCGAGCGTATCGTTAATTTATATACCGAAAATGGGTGGGCGGGTGACCATGAGAGTTTTGTTATGTTTACGCCCAGTATCTATCATATAGATGCGTGGGAAGATTGTGAGGTACTCCTTATTACAAGAGAAAGTTTATTAAAACTTTGCAGGGAATGTCCCGCTTTTAATGAATTCCTATTGAAACTGGATGAACGAAATAATATTGCCGCACAAAAAAGAATCACTTCGATCAGTTTTACCGCAGAAAAGCGCTATAAGTGCTTCGTCCGGGATTATCCAAGGCTTGTCAATCGTTTCCCTCAACATATTATTGCTTCTTATCTTGGCATTACAAAAGACACGCTAAGTCGGGTGCGTAAAAAAGCACTTAAAAAATAA
- a CDS encoding Crp/Fnr family transcriptional regulator has translation MDSLFHYINKYASTLMSEEDFKVFRSHFIQKRIRKKQYLLAEGEICKHMAFIAKGAMRKYYIDEKGVEHIVDLYIENWWAGDRESFVMFTPSVYHIDAWEDCEVLLISRENTLKLCKECPAFNELLLKLDERNNIATQKRITSSISFTAEKRYADFVDCHPYFVQRFPQHIIASYLGITKDTLSRVRKKALKK, from the coding sequence ATGGATTCATTATTCCATTATATTAACAAATACGCCTCAACTTTAATGTCCGAAGAAGATTTTAAGGTTTTCAGGAGCCATTTTATCCAGAAAAGGATAAGAAAGAAGCAATATCTATTAGCAGAAGGAGAAATATGTAAACATATGGCCTTTATCGCAAAAGGTGCCATGCGTAAATATTATATAGATGAAAAAGGTGTTGAGCACATCGTTGATTTATATATCGAAAATTGGTGGGCAGGTGACCGTGAGAGTTTTGTTATGTTTACGCCCAGTGTGTACCATATAGATGCGTGGGAAGATTGTGAAGTACTCCTCATTTCAAGGGAAAATACATTAAAACTATGTAAGGAATGTCCTGCTTTTAATGAATTGTTATTGAAACTTGATGAACGAAATAATATTGCTACACAAAAAAGAATAACTTCTTCGATCAGCTTTACTGCGGAAAAACGCTATGCAGACTTTGTTGACTGCCATCCATATTTTGTACAACGGTTTCCTCAACATATCATTGCTTCTTATCTCGGCATTACAAAAGACACACTAAGTCGGGTGCGTAAAAAAGCACTTAAAAAGTAA
- a CDS encoding SDR family oxidoreductase → MNNSLKGQIALITGGTRGIGKAIADRLSNEGATLVITARTEPLENSLGHHFIAADHSKVDSAEIIAQEIIEKYGKLDIIVNNAGANLTPSGGYSALSDEDWNNEIQLNLMSAVRINKTLIPLMIKQKKGAIINISMNPAMQPIWEITMAYSAAKAALNAYSKALASELGSKGIRVNTVSPGLVKTPQMQQYIDTLSKSSNITVEEATRSLMNKLGYVPLGRPAEPEEIADLVRFLVSTEASYISGAIYQIDGGSLAVV, encoded by the coding sequence ATGAACAATTCATTGAAAGGACAAATCGCCCTGATTACGGGTGGAACTAGAGGTATAGGAAAAGCTATTGCAGATAGGTTAAGTAATGAAGGTGCAACATTAGTCATAACAGCACGAACAGAACCCTTGGAAAATTCGTTAGGACATCATTTCATAGCAGCAGACCATTCAAAGGTAGATAGTGCAGAGATAATTGCACAAGAAATCATCGAAAAATATGGCAAACTGGACATTATCGTAAATAATGCCGGAGCCAACTTGACACCCAGTGGCGGCTATAGTGCACTTTCAGATGAAGATTGGAACAACGAGATACAATTGAATTTAATGTCTGCAGTTCGCATCAATAAAACATTAATTCCATTAATGATAAAACAGAAAAAAGGTGCCATAATTAATATTTCAATGAATCCCGCCATGCAACCGATATGGGAAATAACCATGGCCTATTCTGCGGCAAAAGCGGCCTTAAATGCATACAGTAAAGCTTTAGCATCTGAATTAGGAAGTAAGGGAATACGCGTCAATACGGTTTCACCAGGCTTAGTTAAGACACCACAAATGCAGCAATATATAGACACCTTGTCAAAATCATCAAACATCACAGTTGAAGAAGCTACCCGATCATTAATGAATAAACTGGGGTATGTTCCACTCGGAAGGCCGGCCGAACCGGAAGAAATCGCTGATTTGGTGCGGTTTCTCGTATCGACAGAAGCAAGTTATATTTCAGGTGCTATTTATCAAATTGACGGAGGATCTTTGGCGGTAGTCTAA
- a CDS encoding helix-turn-helix domain-containing protein, with amino-acid sequence MEVKKIKDFEDQCVLQEILRVIGGKWSMSIIYMLFSGKKRFSDLERTIPHINTRMLVKELKNLVKNGVVVREVFATVPPTVEYSLTEKGEKLESIINDIYNWGVEHLD; translated from the coding sequence ATGGAAGTAAAAAAAATCAAAGATTTTGAAGATCAATGTGTCCTTCAGGAAATTTTGAGAGTAATTGGAGGAAAATGGTCTATGTCCATTATCTATATGCTGTTTTCCGGAAAAAAACGCTTCAGCGACTTGGAACGCACCATACCTCACATCAATACAAGGATGTTGGTGAAAGAGCTAAAGAATTTGGTGAAAAATGGAGTTGTAGTAAGAGAAGTTTTTGCAACCGTTCCACCAACGGTTGAGTATAGTTTAACCGAAAAAGGTGAAAAATTGGAGTCTATTATCAATGATATCTATAATTGGGGAGTAGAGCATTTAGACTAA
- a CDS encoding IS3 family transposase, whose protein sequence is MYLMNSYKIGIKRACAVAGLTRSMWYYSSKRDDSELIGKLSQLAVAYPTRGFDEYYYRIRREGLKWNRKRVLRVYRQMKLKLRRKHKKRLPGREKCPLEVPLELNECWSMDFMSDSLTDGRRIRVFNVIDDCNREALASDIGLSFPARTVIETLENLRDEIGTPKYIRCDNGPEFLSKLFINWCQRHHIEIRYTQPGKPMQNGYVERFNRFFREDILDAYYFNDIYQMREKVWEWTEDYNNNHPHSSLGNKSPREFKPRFSKELKFFAESG, encoded by the coding sequence ATGTATCTGATGAATTCATATAAAATCGGGATAAAGCGTGCGTGCGCAGTTGCGGGACTTACCAGATCCATGTGGTACTACAGCAGTAAGCGGGATGATAGTGAGTTGATCGGAAAACTTTCCCAGCTTGCGGTCGCATACCCCACCCGGGGTTTCGATGAATATTATTACAGGATCCGCCGTGAGGGCTTGAAATGGAACAGGAAACGGGTTCTGCGCGTATACCGCCAGATGAAACTGAAATTGAGGAGAAAACATAAAAAGCGCCTGCCCGGAAGGGAGAAATGCCCATTGGAGGTTCCCCTGGAACTAAATGAATGCTGGAGCATGGATTTCATGAGCGATTCGCTTACCGATGGCAGAAGGATACGGGTATTCAACGTGATCGATGACTGCAACCGGGAGGCACTGGCTTCCGATATTGGATTGTCTTTTCCGGCACGTACAGTTATTGAAACTCTGGAGAACTTAAGGGATGAGATCGGTACACCGAAATATATCAGGTGCGATAACGGGCCGGAATTTCTTTCGAAGCTTTTCATAAACTGGTGCCAGCGGCATCACATAGAGATCAGATATACGCAGCCCGGAAAACCAATGCAGAACGGATATGTGGAGCGTTTCAACCGTTTTTTCAGAGAGGATATACTGGACGCCTATTATTTCAACGATATATACCAGATGAGAGAAAAGGTATGGGAATGGACTGAGGACTACAACAATAACCATCCCCATAGTTCATTGGGCAATAAATCACCGAGGGAATTTAAACCCCGATTCAGCAAAGAATTAAAATTCTTCGCTGAATCGGGTTAA
- a CDS encoding transposase produces the protein MRKHTFSESQIVKALKENEGGRSVGDISRELGIDKSTFYYWRKKYGGMESGELKRLKELEQENQRLKQMYADVSLDNKMLKDLLSKKF, from the coding sequence ATGAGAAAACACACATTCAGCGAGAGCCAGATCGTCAAGGCATTAAAGGAGAACGAAGGAGGCCGCAGTGTCGGGGATATATCCCGGGAACTGGGCATAGACAAGAGCACGTTTTATTACTGGCGAAAAAAATACGGAGGCATGGAGAGCGGGGAACTGAAACGCCTGAAGGAACTTGAACAGGAAAACCAGCGTTTAAAGCAGATGTATGCGGATGTGAGTCTGGACAATAAAATGCTGAAAGACCTGTTGTCAAAAAAGTTCTAA
- a CDS encoding dihydrofolate reductase family protein, whose translation MLREIGSSHYDNGQRDVYVITRNQRPKVGRTTFYTGNLADLVERLKSENGKNIYCDGGAEVINELLKHELIDEFIISVIPVLLGNGTRLFKDGRSEQTLELITAKTYDTGLTQLHYKKK comes from the coding sequence GTGCTTAGAGAAATCGGTTCTTCTCATTACGATAACGGACAGAGAGATGTTTATGTCATAACAAGAAATCAAAGACCAAAGGTAGGTAGAACAACTTTTTACACGGGAAATCTGGCCGATTTGGTTGAAAGACTGAAATCTGAAAACGGAAAAAACATTTATTGTGACGGTGGAGCTGAAGTAATAAATGAATTATTAAAGCACGAATTAATAGACGAGTTTATAATTTCGGTTATACCGGTTTTATTAGGTAATGGAACAAGACTTTTTAAGGACGGCAGGTCTGAACAAACGCTTGAACTCATAACTGCAAAAACATATGATACCGGGTTGACACAATTACATTACAAAAAAAAATGA
- a CDS encoding microviridin/marinostatin family tricyclic proteinase inhibitor, protein METTKRKQPFFAKFLEGQKTEKDAKNQKGTQQGSSNFFEEGWDVTLKFPSDSDEGL, encoded by the coding sequence ATGGAAACTACAAAAAGAAAGCAGCCTTTCTTCGCTAAATTTCTAGAAGGGCAAAAAACTGAAAAAGATGCTAAAAACCAGAAAGGTACGCAACAAGGATCATCTAACTTCTTTGAAGAAGGATGGGACGTAACTTTAAAATTCCCTTCTGACAGTGACGAAGGCTTATAA
- a CDS encoding MvdC/MvdD family ATP grasp protein — protein MILCITHSNDFYTIDIVQRHLEKLGYQSFRLNSDKFAIDYQINYTLQKDGEDYCLSDTEQSIHASQIEAVWYRKLWDLIVPNELDQTYRSVFRQEYQTAQQLFINSIERIPWINNMQIDHAVGGDKLMQLKAARAAGLYIPQTLFSNDPAMIKHFYKICDTNVVAKLHGSLSKSMDGNTPFFPTTKLAASDLENLEAMAYSPMIFQKHIVKAYELRIVYVDGVFFTGKIPADGDKIDWRIVTGKPILWEQYKLPEFLGLRLTEMMNKLGLHFGAIDMIRKPNGQYVFLEVNPQGEWGMLQKHLGYPIGETIAEKLVARIKINK, from the coding sequence ATGATTCTATGCATTACACATTCAAATGATTTCTATACGATTGACATTGTACAGCGGCACTTAGAAAAATTGGGATACCAGTCATTCCGTCTCAATTCCGATAAATTTGCGATAGATTATCAGATCAATTACACTTTGCAGAAGGATGGAGAAGACTATTGCTTGTCAGACACGGAGCAGAGTATACATGCTTCTCAAATTGAGGCGGTTTGGTATCGTAAACTATGGGATTTAATTGTGCCAAATGAGCTGGATCAAACTTATAGGTCTGTTTTTAGACAAGAATACCAAACCGCTCAACAATTGTTTATTAATAGTATTGAGCGGATTCCCTGGATAAATAATATGCAGATTGATCATGCGGTTGGTGGTGATAAACTAATGCAACTTAAAGCCGCGAGAGCAGCTGGACTTTATATTCCGCAAACGCTTTTTAGCAATGATCCAGCCATGATTAAGCACTTTTATAAAATATGTGATACTAATGTTGTGGCGAAATTACATGGATCACTTTCAAAAAGTATGGATGGCAACACCCCATTTTTTCCTACGACAAAATTAGCTGCGTCCGATTTAGAGAATCTCGAAGCAATGGCATATAGCCCAATGATTTTTCAAAAACACATAGTAAAAGCATATGAATTGAGAATTGTATATGTTGATGGCGTTTTCTTCACAGGAAAAATCCCTGCTGATGGTGATAAGATAGATTGGCGTATTGTAACGGGTAAGCCCATTCTCTGGGAACAGTATAAGCTACCGGAATTTTTAGGGCTTCGACTTACAGAAATGATGAATAAGTTAGGCTTACATTTTGGAGCTATAGATATGATAAGAAAACCCAACGGACAATATGTCTTTCTTGAGGTGAACCCTCAAGGAGAATGGGGAATGTTGCAAAAACACTTAGGCTACCCTATCGGAGAAACAATTGCTGAAAAATTGGTAGCACGTATTAAAATAAACAAATGA
- a CDS encoding MvdC/MvdD family ATP grasp protein codes for MSKNKVLIITHTADNTSVDTVVKYIHDLGGDVIRFDVDRYPLRTELSSLFLDNKWKVVLADGKTYHDLENIDSVWYRRSHYIGKGLNESMDQAYLSAAMGEIKRSFYGMIEGLDCFQMEKYSTYRRLDSKEEQLKIAVKCGMQIPPTCITNSPEELKTFIEQVKGPVVTKMQSSFSLYKKDKEQVVFTNEVLSEHLDELDSLSYCPMTFQKKIEKKLELRVTIVGDQLFAFSIDSQNKERARIDWRKEGVILVDHWKPFNLPAHIRKQLLQYMDTYRLNYGAIDLILTPEDDYYFLELNPAGEYFWLDKLCDHAISKQIASVLMNNTYRRE; via the coding sequence ATGAGTAAAAACAAAGTACTAATAATCACGCATACTGCCGATAATACATCTGTAGACACCGTTGTAAAATATATTCATGATTTAGGAGGAGATGTTATACGCTTCGATGTTGATCGTTATCCACTTCGTACCGAACTGTCATCCCTCTTTCTGGACAATAAGTGGAAAGTTGTGCTAGCTGACGGTAAGACGTATCACGATTTGGAAAATATAGATAGTGTATGGTATCGAAGAAGTCACTATATCGGCAAAGGCCTTAATGAATCGATGGATCAAGCTTATCTATCGGCAGCGATGGGCGAAATCAAGCGAAGCTTTTACGGAATGATTGAGGGGCTAGATTGTTTTCAGATGGAAAAGTACAGTACATATCGACGCTTAGATAGTAAAGAAGAGCAACTTAAAATAGCGGTAAAGTGCGGGATGCAAATCCCTCCAACTTGTATAACCAACTCGCCGGAAGAACTAAAGACATTCATAGAACAAGTAAAAGGGCCGGTAGTAACCAAGATGCAAAGTTCGTTTTCCTTATACAAAAAGGATAAAGAGCAGGTTGTGTTTACCAATGAAGTTCTCTCAGAACATTTAGATGAGCTAGATAGCCTGAGTTATTGTCCTATGACCTTCCAAAAGAAAATTGAAAAAAAGCTAGAGCTGCGTGTTACGATTGTTGGAGATCAACTGTTTGCTTTCAGTATTGATTCTCAAAATAAAGAGCGTGCAAGAATTGACTGGCGGAAAGAGGGAGTAATTTTAGTCGACCATTGGAAACCGTTTAACTTACCTGCCCATATAAGGAAGCAATTACTGCAGTACATGGATACTTACAGGCTAAATTATGGAGCAATTGACCTCATTCTAACGCCTGAGGATGATTATTACTTTTTAGAGTTAAATCCCGCCGGAGAATATTTTTGGCTTGATAAGTTATGTGATCATGCTATTTCAAAACAAATAGCAAGTGTGCTTATGAATAATACGTATAGAAGGGAGTAA
- a CDS encoding TfoX/Sxy family DNA transformation protein, with protein sequence MKTVNSLSGAKNIGKTIARKLNEIGVYTLTDLRKMTSVSAYRQICKRYPNETIPVCYYLYSLQGAILNIDWRNLPENIKQTLKDEII encoded by the coding sequence ATGAAAACTGTCAATAGTTTAAGCGGGGCCAAAAACATAGGCAAAACAATTGCAAGGAAACTAAACGAAATAGGCGTTTATACCCTAACGGATTTAAGAAAAATGACCTCTGTGAGTGCTTACCGGCAGATCTGCAAAAGATATCCGAATGAGACAATTCCAGTATGTTACTATTTATATTCCTTGCAGGGCGCAATACTTAATATCGACTGGAGAAATTTGCCGGAAAATATCAAGCAAACGCTGAAAGATGAAATTATTTGA